CCACTTTCTGTGCCAATTTGTCCCACTCATCAAGCGCTGTCAAAAGTGCGGGCCTGCTGTACAACTTGAGATAGATCTGCCCAACAGGAGTGTTTGGATCGAATCTACCTTCGCCgttcttgatatcatcgACGCTCCTTGCTAAGAACCCTCCGGCAATAGGAGAATATGCATAAAAAGCTATGTTgagctttctcaacaaaggaaacagctcagattcagatctACGAGCCACGGCATTGTAATTACCTTGGTAAACGGTTGGTAGAACGTAACCTTTACTCTTGGCGTAGTTGTATACTTGCTCGACGTCCTTGGCCggaaagtttgaaagaccaaacttcttgaactttccTTGTTGGTGCAATTCGTTGATCGCATCAATAGTCTCCTCGATTTCTGTATCGCGGTCGGGACAATGAAGATAGAAAATTTCGACACTCTCAACTCCTAGCAAATCCAGCGACTCTGCAATTGATTCTTCAATTCCCTTTTTCGTCAAGCTGCCGTCAGTGAATCCCCTAGCCTTGGTATCTATCACAAATTGCTCGGGTAAGTGCAGCTCACCGATGGCTTTCTCGCTTCCTGGATAAATTCTGGCGGTATCTAGCTCTCTGATACcactcttcttcaaaacttcaaCTATTTTGGATGAGTCCTCATGTGGAAGCAAACCAAATGGGTATCCCCCGTAGACGATTTTAGGCGAATTTGACATTGTAATGTGATCCTTATGTCGGGCATGAGACTGTAGTGTATAATGGGTGGCAAACTACAGTCCTCTTATAGTGAAACAGAAAAACCACACCTTCAACATTCTTGACTTCTGCTTAGTAATGAGAGACACACCTTATCAGCTATGTGCTGCGCCGGCTTAGAATTGATCCCTTTTACTTCCGTTTAACACGGACATTAAATGGGAAAGATCTACTGCATTTCCTGGAGGCAAGGACGTGCGAGCTTCATATAGTGCCGATGCATAGCCTATGGTGAACAGCAAGTGCTGATGCGCCCGGCTTGCATCATATGGTGCAGCTTATATAGTGGCTTGCCGTAGCGCAATAGTTACAGAGCATAGACGGAACCAATGTAACACGAATCAAGTAGCGTCGATGGGTTCAATGAATAAGATTTCTTTACCAAGAGCTTAAGTCTGATTCACTAGGCCAGTGTCAAGCATTAAATGGTTAAACAGAGAAGTTATGGAAGGAGATCGGCCACTCTAGCATCGCTCCTTCCATACAAAACCTCGAAATCAGTAGCATCATTCGTTGTCTTTCTGAGCAAACGCAAGCCCAAGTGCTCTCACAATCAACTGACAGCTAACTACATCCGAATACCTGGCATCTTGACCAAAACGTAAAAACGAGACAACGCGAGCCACGACGcgagatcttcatcttgaaaaacttatTTATCGCGACATACCTGTAGCATAGTATATTGGTTCAGAGAACTACCTTTTAAGCTTCAGTCCCACTCATTTGAACTGCAAGGAATCAAGGTTTAGCTTATAACAAGATGCAGAAAGGAAAGCGAGCTCCCCCGAGATGGCTGGGTTCTGACCAATAAGACTTGTGGGGAACCCGATATCAAAGGGAACAACACTTTCGAGATAGCTGACTTGTTCTCGAGTCAGCTTGATCGATAAAGCTGCAATGTTGTCCTTTAAATGCTCGACCTTTTTGCCTCCCACAAGCGGGAAGACGTTGGTTCCTTTGGACCTGATATACGCAAGAGCAATAGCTGTTACGGATTGCGTGCCATGTTCTTTGGCAactttctccaaagcagAACTGATCTTCACTTCCAACTCTGTCTGCTCAGGAGGCTGACCAAACGACCGCAATTTCTCTCCACGCTTTTTACGCTCCTCGATGGATTCTTTGGTCTGGAACCTTCCcccaccaagaacatccCAGGGCACGAGCGCCATACCGAAATGCTTGGCCATTGGAAGAATCTCTCGCTCGAAATCTCTGAGCATAACGTTCCATCTGCCTTGATAAACACTGAACGGAGTCTTGCCACGCGACACAGCGTAATAGTTGGCGGCGGACACGACCCATGCTGGTGTGTCAGAAGCTCCTAGGTACAAAACTTTACCCTGCTGCACCAGAACGTGCAAGCTATCCATCAATTCCTCTATCGAAGTCATATGGTCCCACCAGTGGACATACAAGATATCGATCCAGTCCgtcttcagcttcttcaaggagtcGCGGACACTTACGTGCAGACTGCGCCTGTTGTTCCCGCCAAAATTCGCACTTCTGCCTTTGCCCACTTCATAAGCCTTGTAATCGCTTGTAAACTTTGTAGCGATCACGAGCTGGTCGCGAATCTTCCTCGATTCCATCCATTCACCGATCCAAGCCTCCGACTCTTCGTTCTGGTAGTTGTTCGCCGTGTCGATAAAGTTCCCACCTGCTTCGTAGTACACGTCTAGCAATTCGAAAGCGCGCTCCTTGTTTGATGAACCTAAATACTCAGACCATGCGTTTCCAATCGATGCCGCTCCCAAGGCCAACGGTGAAACCTTGATGCCAGCGGTTTTCGACAAAAGGTTTAAGCGGCCCAACTCGGTAGGAGGTTCAGGTGCAGGTGCAAACAACTCAGACATGATGAAATGGTTCGGAAGCTTCTGAGTGATTGGATGGTCTTCTCTCGGAGTACGCCAATCTCTATCGACTGATGAGACGTACCTTTTTATATGATTCTCACCGAAACAtaatctttcaaaaacctCTAAGGGGTGGACAACAACGCTCGTTCAGCGGCCTTCGTTTCACCTGAGAGGCTCGATTTCACAGCCTCTGCTAACATAACGTTATTAGTCAATTACTGATTAGTTATTGTTAGTAGCCTGTATTCCTTGATCTGTTACAACTAATCTTGGCAAGCGTCAAACCCCCGCTAAAATCCGTCCCGCGGAACTGCCCATTGTGCAACTTCAGCCTACAGTAACTACGGATATCAAATCGAGAGCACGCGCGGGGGCAATGCTCAAAGTAATACTAAACTTTACTAAGCAACTGTATGTGGCTCAGAGCTTGATTGTCTTCGGTTAGAATACGAACTGACCTAGCCAGCTAACTTAAGTTGTAGAATCAAGCGCCACCGTGATTGGCCAAGCTAGTAATAACCAGACTATCGCACAGAGGAAAAGGCGTTGTCACAGGAGTCACATTAATTTTCAGATCTTTGGGAAAGGCCATCCTTCACTAGAGGTCGCTTGCTTGTCTTCAAAAATCATCTTGTAAATTGCCCGATCATCTGATGGAGGGACACTGCTTCTTCGGTCTAATGTTCGAACAGAGAGGCTAGAGCTCAGCACAGCAAGTGAGGGGAAATGCTTGGCCGGAATTGAGCCACAGAAGTACCGCCCAATCAAATCCACCTCTTATTTTTTCTGCTACATTTCAGGAAGGAGCCAATATTGAAAGTGTTAGCACTGATTTGGGTTCGTCCCGGTTACGAAGTCATCTAGACCTGAAGATATGAGAGCCTTTTTCATCTCACTTGTGTGGCGAGAGAGTGCCCTCTACCTGAAGCTCTTTTTGGAGCGCACTGATAGCAATaattcaaagatgaatCGCTTCAGATGCCTAATTATCATTAGCCTGCAGATCTCAGCGACAAAGAGTTAGACAGACGGCCTGCAGCTTCACGATCTCAGCTCGCCATTATAGGCAAAACAAATaatttcttggcaaaaaaaTTACGTAGATATCCCACGCTATGCCCGCTTAACCCATATACACTGCTTGGAAGAGCATCAAGAGTTAATGGAAGAATTAGAACCCGACTACTCCCAATTCCGCTTGAGAAACGAGTGAAGCAAACAGAGAGAAGCCAACTTTTTATGAAAGCAAAAACCAGGTGAATGGTAAGCTGCCTGCCATATATAAAGGCATGCCAATATGCCAGCAAGAGAACCGAAATAGGCTTCAGGATAGGCCAACAATCGATTTAGTTTTCTCCCCTTATTCATACTTTCAAATTAGCTGCTTTTAGAATGGAATTTCTCGAGACACCTGCAGGAAACCCATTGCAATATATGGCCACCGTTTACGGACGCGGTCTCAACTACGAACGTCCCCCATTTACGTTTCAAAGCAACGAGTGGGAAGCCCTTGCGAGAAATCGCATGTCACAAGAGGCGCTCGGTTATGTTTGCGGAAATGCCAGCACTGGTGAGACATATCAAAAGAACAGGGAGGCCTTTAAAAAATGGTCGATCGTGCCACGCCGTTTGGTGAAAACTACGTCGTATCCCTCCCTCAAAATCAATTTGTTCGGACGGGAAATCCCATCGCCAATAGCAACTGCGCCAGTCGGAGTGCTGCGTATCTTCAATCCTGACGGAGAAATCGCCGTCGCTAAGGCGGCCGCCAGGGAACGGGTTCCGTATATTTACAGTTCTGCTGCCGCCACAGCAATGGAGGATGTTGCCAAAGCTAATGGCGATGGAGTTCGCTGGTTTCAATTGTATTGGCCTGCCAATGAGCATAATGACATCACAGCAAGTCTTCTAAAGCGGGCGAAAGCGAATGGATTTAGTGCTCTTTTCGTTACCTTGGACACTTACAAACTTGGATGGCGTCCAAGTGACCTGAACAACGGATACAACCCATTTCTGCGTTCGGACAGCATAGGAACAGCGCTCGGGTTTTCTGATCCAGTGTTTCGCAGCCACTTCAAAGCAAAGCATGGCaaagaagtcgaagaagacttGCACAGCGCCGCTAGTGAATGGGCCAGCATGATATTTCCTGGATTCAGTCATGGTTGGGAAGACATTGCGTTCCTGCGTGAGCACTGGGACGGGCCCATCATTCTGAAGGGGATCCAGTCAGTCCAAGATGCAAAGCATGCTGTAGAATTGGGCATCGAGGGGATCGTCGTATCTAACCACGGTGGTAGACAGCAAGATGGTGGACCCGCATCCTTGGACTGTCTGGTGAAGATTGTTAAAGCGGTTAGAGATAAGATAGATATTATTTTCGACTCTGGCATTCGCTGCGGTGCTGACATTGCGAAAGCGATGGCTATTGGGGCCAAAATGGTCCTTGTAGGTAGACCCTACGTTTACGGTTTGGTCTTGGGAGGCGAGGAAGGTGTCGAACATGTTTTACGTTCGTTGCTAGGAGACCTAACGATGAATTTGCATCTTGCAGGCATCCCTTCTGTGTCTCAAAAGGACCTCAATGTTGACTCTCTGGAATTTAGTGGCTGACGATAAGAGGATAGATAGACATACCTCGCCAATTAATATTCCTATATAGCGCTCTGTGTAGCTGATCAATATCTTCCAGCAAGTGATATGCCACAGAGCGTTATGTTTCTCGAGGTCTCCGATGACCATCTCTTGAATCTTACTGGTTTGTTGAAATTCCCTGTCCGCAGTATATATGAACTTTTCGATACCTACCCTCGAAGAGAACCGCAGCACACATCAGCCCAATCGTAAGCTATCAGCAATTCTCGACCAATGAAGATATTCTTTACCTGGTTGCAGACAAACTCCGCAAGACAGTCAAGACAGCTGTTTCTCTGTCTTCAACTGGTTCTGATCAGCAATATTTGCGGTCTAGCTCGCAAATTCCAATGAATTCGATTGCGGCTCCTGCTATAGCTTAACCAAACAGCGGGCATCGCTGCTTCGCATATATATGGCTCTATCAAGCCTTCGACCTTAAAGGCATGCTATGAAATGAGCATTGCTATGAAGGGAGTTTTGCCCTGCGGATGGACTTTCTATAGCTTCGCAGGCGCACGGAACTTCTTACCTTTCCTGTGCCTCGCGATCTCGTAGTCTAGTTTCAATCGCtcaagagagaagagaaCCCTGAAGGCTCTCAAATCGTTCAACCAGTGAACTCTAATCAAAGGAAACGCCGTTCCAACGGTAAGCTGAATTAAACTGTGTAAGTCGCTGCTTCAAAACTTTACAAAGCTTCATGGATTCTCCGGGCCCTGCCTTAATCCTGAGCTGGCCAGAACTAAGCGTGGGTCATAAACCAATCTGCAAATTCGATCTGTTTCAATTAAACCGCAAATTACTAAGATTAAGTGATCAGAGCCCAAGTGATTAGAGCCCAAATGATTAGAGCCCAAACGCACGCCCCGCTTCACCATGCCGAAGTGTcagcaaaaaaaaaagaggaCCCTTACCTAATAAAATTAAAAAAAATCATATAAAAGAGTGCCACTCCAATGTCCAAATCCATCTCAATTCCTGTCTCCCATTTCAACAAGCCTATTGAAGAGCGAGGTTTGTTTATTGCAGCCATCACCACTTAAaaactcaaagaaaaagGAACACTTCATTCAGAATGACAGAATTAGAAGAGAAATTGCTCGTGACAAGCAGCTATGGTTATGTTAATGTTGACCAAGGTGTCAAGATTTGGTATCGTAGCGCTGGCAAATTAGGGGCCCCAACGATTTTATTATTGCATGGCTTCCCTACTTCGTCCAATATGTTCAGGAACTTGATTCCACTGTTGGCTTCAAAGTTTCGTGTGATCGCTCCTGATATTCCAGGTTTTGGGTTCACTGAGTATCCGGCAAATTATGAATTTacctttgaaaatttgACGAGTTCCATTGAGCAATTCTTGGAGGCACTGAgaatttcaaaattctcaaTTTATGTCTTTGATTATGGTTCGCCAATTGGCTTTCGCTTGGCTCTCAGGAAGCCCTCATCTATTACTGGTCT
The sequence above is drawn from the Torulaspora globosa chromosome 5, complete sequence genome and encodes:
- a CDS encoding aldo/keto reductase family protein encodes the protein MSNSPKIVYGGYPFGLLPHEDSSKIVEVLKKSGIRELDTARIYPGSEKAIGELHLPEQFVIDTKARGFTDGSLTKKGIEESIAESLDLLGVESVEIFYLHCPDRDTEIEETIDAINELHQQGKFKKFGLSNFPAKDVEQVYNYAKSKGYVLPTVYQGNYNAVARRSESELFPLLRKLNIAFYAYSPIAGGFLARSVDDIKNGEGRFDPNTPVGQIYLKLYSRPALLTALDEWDKLAQKVGTTKARLAYRWVVHNSVLSGKFGDAVIIGGRNADQVTDTAEAISEGPLPANIVSEIDKLWEKIKDEAPLDNYSF
- a CDS encoding aldo/keto reductase, with product MSELFAPAPEPPTELGRLNLLSKTAGIKVSPLALGAASIGNAWSEYLGSSNKERAFELLDVYYEAGGNFIDTANNYQNEESEAWIGEWMESRKIRDQLVIATKFTSDYKAYEVGKGRSANFGGNNRRSLHVSVRDSLKKLKTDWIDILYVHWWDHMTSIEELMDSLHVLVQQGKVLYLGASDTPAWVVSAANYYAVSRGKTPFSVYQGRWNVMLRDFEREILPMAKHFGMALVPWDVLGGGRFQTKESIEERKKRGEKLRSFGQPPEQTELEVKISSALEKVAKEHGTQSVTAIALAYIRSKGTNVFPLVGGKKVEHLKDNIAALSIKLTREQVSYLESVVPFDIGFPTSLIGQNPAISGELAFLSASCYKLNLDSLQFK
- a CDS encoding lactate 2-monooxygenase — protein: MEFLETPAGNPLQYMATVYGRGLNYERPPFTFQSNEWEALARNRMSQEALGYVCGNASTGETYQKNREAFKKWSIVPRRLVKTTSYPSLKINLFGREIPSPIATAPVGVLRIFNPDGEIAVAKAAARERVPYIYSSAAATAMEDVAKANGDGVRWFQLYWPANEHNDITASLLKRAKANGFSALFVTLDTYKLGWRPSDLNNGYNPFLRSDSIGTALGFSDPVFRSHFKAKHGKEVEEDLHSAASEWASMIFPGFSHGWEDIAFLREHWDGPIILKGIQSVQDAKHAVELGIEGIVVSNHGGRQQDGGPASLDCLVKIVKAVRDKIDIIFDSGIRCGADIAKAMAIGAKMVLVGRPYVYGLVLGGEEGVEHVLRSLLGDLTMNLHLAGIPSVSQKDLNVDSLEFSG